In Actinomycetota bacterium, a single genomic region encodes these proteins:
- a CDS encoding DNRLRE domain-containing protein, with the protein MAGLSSSSHGRGSRRLALVVPVTAGALVAGLLTVPASFGVGVSAADDSGLRSMADASGHSRQDSAPDRAAASILARHQKSRVEVESARTERLRLFANPDGTYTAEGWSGPQSVRQADGSWADIDTTLAVDGESVRPRMAAADITLSGGGSGPLAKVKLPGDPASLDALAAVASSSTPQRTPGIAQPAASVTDRVTGASVGVAVSWPTDLPAPVLAGSTATYSSVAPGQDLRVEVLPTGFRTLLDLTTRPAVVPDGGVTVTLPVTADGLTLVDDPRHGGVAAQDGKGRVITRIPAAAVWDAGVNEQSGDPTHAMTLPTTLVKTAAGQALALTVPKAFFDDPGLQFPVTIDPTSTLSASEDTFVGSGAPTTNFSTSTDLRIGTFDGGTTIGRSYLKFPLDTMAEFFDDRTVVTSASLGLWNWWSQTCTAFAAEVRRPTSTWSGSSVTWNTKPTQSAAVATVTEAHRNDSGGGCAEGWLGGASGFNVTSLVQDYASGTYPDYGFAVTASESNSNGWKKFYSSDYGTAGQRPKLTVTFGHKPDTPDGPAVGGMQHDLWINTTTPTFTNTVNDIDGGTVRAQYTVTNDAGTSTVGTVDSSYVSVGSQATATLTGASFTAGTQYRVKVAAYDGANTSVTSATVPFKVDTTAPTAPSVSCSGFPVNTWSATGSGAMTCSASSTDATAGVDAFTWTLDGDAMPTADATSGSGTLDVSPEPLERGWHTLVVTALDNAGNASSATTYGFGVDGAGFSQPMAWLASPNEVNLVVDSPTSYGAARMEYYDDTLTTPAWVAVPDADLVTAAGGSVTQPVTLTTSGSVASNAVVRWKLNQTFSFDRVVQLRGCLLVTSGSGSCSDYTPTRYVSFDRVGTSGAAQQVGPASVSLATGDAAVSATDFSLPYWAGDLSLSRVHHSSRGNVDGPFGKGWDTSLPATYQPWTRLVDNSTFALLYAGDGSSVGFHPTSARGTYPTQFVADDGNELLTLTQTNSTTWTVTDPADSVVTFTHNHTGDGSLTNADVSVPTGSTSPGSGSTGAEFDGSGQVTRIAAPLPPGVSAGSCTDAGFATWVAGCADLKFTYSSGNISKITYRMWDPTASTGNERKAIDVACYLYDGSGHLTDAWNPGEESTTPDSCGATNTLGTSYGYTSDRITSITPAGLAAWTLTYGASGPDTGKLTSVARQHTGGSFGTGTETTKVLYDVNIGAASSSSDDTHPDLTATAAAAWAQESIPVSGVAVVLPAYAATVTTAALKGATVYGLDGYGLVLNTAQFSGVGQAGWKTSTYTYDTEGEATRTLSAENRDRALNVGSAWTTMLTSAGMAGMSTAERAKALSFTRVFAPESTLVTDTYGPLAWAAFSDGSKGYARAHTHYEYGTIDYPTTTPSAGTWDSTAPLYSVKSTTTRASRSPLAAAVNEDTGWTSETRYAYALVGTATTDAEKAGWTLGAPMKVTTENGSADVPRVTTFDPTTGQVLEQRQPSTAGTSADPGTRVTTYYGTGTHNTSTCTSTAWYGLPCKTAPGAQPGSGGDLPVTTTTYDTFRRPVTTTSTVPSGGVSDTVTTTTYANSGYSGQPSQTQITDGTTTLTTTPTYSSTTGLPTSVAQGTSTIDTGYDDFGRVLTNVEKTSGTEKSRTTTVFDAYGRTDTVTTLADGSTAVSTLDYTYDGGSERRGLPTSVDQTVPTATGTFAAVYNAAGQVTQQTLGDNSRQTYFYGNTGQTLETKYIRDTGTWLQQWADSDIIGRWRGLTGFGFDGKRSYDYDQAGRLTQVKDQTDGGCYTRTWAFAGSAGLNSNRTGSAVYAPIPAGCSTSGTQVESQTFAYDAADRLQSSGTATGVAYDAWGRTTTLPQALTSTQSSGNVTLTYQPNDMVKSMTQGATGTSWVLDAGNRLACQRTKPTVTSDATACGATLTSGVIDTTNHYPGLGSDSPSWTLVRAGAGSPTNTRSAYLPGLTRNLITQATTTASATTIAFQIVDLHGDVIRTVDPFTGTLTATTYTDPYGFVRGSSGAPTTGPRYSYLGGAQRANDGLAGLTLMGARIYAPVLGRFLSVDQVYGGNESPYGYPADPVGSSDLTGRCNQSTWACISSILTSYEPWPTTGPSRGNPFLVYLRKKSEWTYLNVQGTRVRYGLGGGDHCSASPDTGPYFDFTLACDTHDLGYELLRYFRVGGGVRQSVDGLFHGDMMNDCNDRSLLWRNLCYNTANSYYGAVLFNTIRQGFGTPP; encoded by the coding sequence ATGGCCGGTCTTTCGTCTTCGTCGCATGGTCGTGGTTCTCGTCGCTTGGCGCTGGTGGTGCCGGTGACGGCGGGCGCTCTGGTGGCCGGCCTGTTGACCGTTCCCGCGAGTTTCGGCGTAGGCGTGTCCGCCGCTGACGACTCCGGCCTTCGAAGCATGGCGGACGCATCCGGCCATTCTCGGCAGGATTCTGCGCCGGACCGGGCGGCGGCGAGCATTCTCGCGCGGCATCAGAAGTCCCGCGTGGAGGTGGAGTCTGCCCGCACGGAGCGGTTGCGGCTCTTCGCCAATCCTGACGGGACGTACACGGCGGAGGGCTGGTCGGGGCCGCAGTCGGTTCGGCAGGCGGATGGCTCGTGGGCCGATATCGACACGACCTTGGCTGTGGACGGTGAGTCCGTCCGTCCTCGGATGGCCGCCGCCGACATCACGTTGTCCGGCGGTGGCAGTGGACCCCTTGCGAAGGTCAAACTGCCGGGAGATCCCGCCTCGCTCGACGCGTTGGCTGCCGTGGCGTCGAGTTCGACCCCGCAGCGCACACCGGGTATCGCCCAGCCGGCTGCCTCGGTGACTGATCGGGTCACTGGTGCCTCCGTCGGGGTGGCCGTGTCGTGGCCGACTGACCTGCCGGCTCCAGTCTTGGCCGGCAGTACGGCCACGTACTCGTCGGTGGCGCCTGGTCAGGATCTGCGTGTGGAGGTGCTTCCTACCGGTTTCCGCACGTTGCTCGACCTGACAACGCGCCCGGCCGTGGTGCCGGACGGTGGCGTGACGGTCACGTTGCCCGTGACGGCGGACGGCCTGACGCTGGTCGACGACCCGCGCCACGGTGGTGTCGCGGCGCAGGATGGCAAGGGCAGGGTAATCACGCGGATTCCCGCGGCCGCGGTCTGGGATGCCGGGGTGAATGAGCAATCCGGGGATCCGACGCACGCGATGACCTTGCCGACGACGCTGGTCAAGACCGCGGCGGGCCAGGCTCTCGCGTTGACCGTCCCAAAGGCGTTTTTCGACGATCCGGGGTTGCAGTTTCCGGTGACGATTGACCCCACGTCGACGTTGTCGGCGTCGGAGGACACGTTTGTCGGGTCGGGCGCGCCGACCACGAACTTCTCGACCAGTACTGATCTGCGGATCGGGACGTTCGATGGTGGGACGACGATCGGCCGGTCGTACCTGAAGTTCCCGCTGGACACGATGGCGGAGTTCTTCGACGACCGGACCGTGGTGACGTCCGCGTCGTTGGGGTTGTGGAACTGGTGGTCGCAGACGTGTACGGCGTTTGCTGCCGAGGTCCGGCGTCCGACGTCGACATGGTCGGGAAGCTCGGTGACGTGGAACACCAAGCCGACCCAGTCCGCGGCGGTGGCGACGGTGACCGAGGCGCACCGCAACGACTCCGGCGGTGGTTGTGCGGAGGGCTGGCTGGGTGGCGCGTCGGGGTTCAACGTGACGAGCCTGGTGCAGGACTACGCGTCCGGCACGTATCCGGACTACGGCTTCGCGGTGACCGCGTCGGAGTCCAACAGCAACGGGTGGAAGAAGTTCTACTCCTCCGACTACGGCACTGCCGGGCAGCGGCCGAAGCTCACCGTGACGTTCGGGCACAAGCCGGACACGCCGGACGGCCCTGCAGTTGGGGGGATGCAGCACGACCTCTGGATCAACACCACGACGCCGACGTTCACCAACACCGTGAACGATATCGACGGTGGCACGGTGCGGGCGCAATACACGGTGACCAACGATGCGGGGACGTCGACTGTCGGCACCGTGGACAGCTCCTACGTTTCCGTCGGGTCGCAGGCGACCGCGACGTTGACCGGCGCGAGCTTTACCGCGGGTACCCAGTATCGGGTGAAGGTCGCCGCGTACGACGGCGCCAACACGTCGGTCACGTCGGCCACGGTGCCGTTCAAGGTCGACACGACCGCACCGACCGCGCCGTCGGTCTCGTGCTCGGGGTTCCCGGTCAACACCTGGTCGGCGACCGGCTCCGGCGCGATGACCTGCAGCGCGTCGTCGACGGACGCGACCGCCGGGGTCGACGCGTTCACGTGGACGCTGGACGGCGACGCCATGCCGACCGCGGACGCCACCAGCGGTTCAGGAACGTTGGACGTCTCGCCGGAGCCGTTGGAGCGGGGTTGGCACACCCTGGTTGTGACGGCGCTGGACAACGCCGGGAACGCCTCCAGCGCGACGACGTACGGGTTCGGTGTCGACGGTGCGGGCTTCTCCCAACCCATGGCGTGGCTGGCGTCGCCGAACGAGGTGAACCTCGTCGTGGACTCTCCGACCAGCTACGGCGCGGCGCGCATGGAGTACTACGACGACACGCTCACGACGCCGGCGTGGGTCGCGGTCCCCGACGCGGACCTGGTCACTGCGGCAGGCGGCTCAGTCACCCAACCGGTCACGTTGACGACGTCCGGCTCGGTCGCGTCCAACGCCGTGGTGCGATGGAAACTGAACCAGACGTTCTCCTTCGACCGCGTCGTCCAGCTCCGCGGCTGCCTGTTGGTGACGAGCGGCTCGGGGTCGTGCTCGGACTACACCCCGACCCGGTACGTGAGTTTCGACCGGGTCGGGACCAGCGGTGCCGCGCAGCAGGTCGGGCCTGCTTCGGTGTCGTTGGCGACTGGTGACGCCGCCGTCTCCGCCACCGACTTCTCGTTGCCGTACTGGGCCGGTGACCTGTCACTGTCCCGGGTGCACCACTCGTCACGGGGCAACGTCGACGGCCCGTTCGGCAAGGGCTGGGATACGTCGCTGCCCGCGACGTACCAGCCGTGGACCCGCCTGGTCGACAACTCCACGTTCGCGCTCCTCTATGCAGGCGACGGCTCATCAGTCGGGTTCCATCCGACGTCGGCCCGTGGCACGTATCCCACGCAGTTCGTCGCCGATGACGGCAACGAACTGCTGACGCTGACCCAGACGAACTCGACGACGTGGACGGTCACCGACCCGGCCGACAGCGTGGTCACGTTCACTCACAACCACACCGGTGACGGGTCCCTCACCAACGCCGACGTGTCAGTCCCCACCGGATCGACCAGCCCCGGCTCGGGATCGACGGGGGCGGAGTTCGACGGGTCGGGTCAGGTCACCCGGATCGCCGCCCCGCTGCCACCCGGCGTCTCCGCAGGAAGCTGCACCGACGCCGGCTTTGCGACCTGGGTGGCCGGCTGCGCCGACCTCAAGTTCACCTACTCCTCAGGCAACATCAGCAAGATCACGTACCGGATGTGGGACCCCACGGCGTCGACCGGCAACGAGCGGAAGGCGATCGACGTCGCCTGCTACCTCTACGACGGGAGCGGGCATCTCACCGACGCGTGGAACCCCGGCGAAGAATCCACGACTCCCGACTCGTGCGGGGCGACCAACACCCTCGGCACGAGTTACGGCTACACCTCCGACCGAATCACGTCGATCACTCCCGCCGGGTTGGCGGCCTGGACGCTGACCTACGGGGCTAGTGGTCCCGACACCGGGAAACTCACGAGCGTGGCGCGCCAGCACACCGGCGGATCATTCGGGACCGGCACCGAGACCACCAAGGTGCTCTACGACGTCAATATCGGTGCCGCCTCCAGCAGCAGCGACGACACCCACCCCGACCTCACCGCCACCGCGGCCGCCGCGTGGGCGCAGGAGTCCATCCCGGTCAGCGGCGTGGCTGTAGTGCTGCCGGCGTATGCGGCGACGGTCACGACGGCCGCGCTCAAGGGCGCGACCGTTTACGGCCTCGATGGTTATGGCCTCGTCCTCAACACAGCCCAGTTCTCCGGCGTCGGACAGGCGGGCTGGAAGACGTCGACGTACACCTACGACACCGAGGGCGAGGCCACAAGGACGCTCTCGGCGGAGAACCGGGACCGTGCTCTCAACGTCGGCTCCGCGTGGACCACAATGCTGACGTCAGCAGGCATGGCCGGGATGTCGACGGCCGAACGGGCCAAAGCGCTCTCCTTCACGCGAGTGTTCGCACCCGAGAGCACGCTCGTCACCGACACTTACGGTCCTCTTGCCTGGGCGGCGTTCTCCGACGGGTCGAAGGGTTACGCCCGCGCCCACACTCACTACGAGTACGGCACCATCGACTACCCCACCACTACCCCGTCCGCTGGCACGTGGGATTCGACGGCGCCGTTGTACTCGGTGAAGTCGACCACCACGAGGGCGTCCCGATCACCGCTGGCGGCCGCGGTGAACGAGGACACCGGGTGGACCAGCGAGACCCGCTACGCCTACGCCCTCGTCGGGACCGCGACGACAGATGCGGAGAAGGCCGGCTGGACCCTCGGCGCGCCGATGAAGGTCACGACCGAGAACGGGTCGGCCGACGTCCCCCGGGTCACCACCTTCGACCCGACTACCGGGCAGGTCCTCGAGCAGCGGCAACCGTCCACGGCCGGCACCTCCGCCGACCCCGGTACCCGCGTCACCACCTACTACGGCACGGGAACGCACAACACGTCGACGTGCACCTCGACGGCCTGGTACGGGCTGCCCTGCAAGACCGCGCCCGGGGCTCAACCCGGGTCCGGCGGCGACCTCCCTGTCACGACAACTACCTACGACACCTTCCGTCGCCCCGTCACGACGACGTCCACGGTGCCCTCGGGCGGGGTCAGCGACACGGTCACCACCACGACCTACGCGAATTCTGGTTACTCGGGGCAGCCGTCACAGACTCAGATCACCGACGGCACGACCACCCTGACGACCACGCCGACGTACAGCAGCACAACGGGCCTGCCGACATCGGTTGCCCAGGGCACATCCACGATCGACACCGGCTACGACGATTTCGGTCGGGTTCTGACGAACGTGGAGAAGACGTCGGGGACGGAGAAGTCGCGGACGACGACGGTGTTCGACGCGTACGGGCGTACTGACACGGTGACGACGCTGGCTGACGGGTCGACGGCGGTGTCGACGCTGGACTACACGTACGACGGTGGCAGCGAGCGGCGTGGCTTGCCGACGTCGGTTGATCAGACCGTGCCGACGGCGACGGGGACGTTCGCCGCGGTGTACAACGCCGCGGGGCAGGTCACCCAGCAGACCCTGGGAGACAACTCGAGGCAGACCTACTTCTACGGCAACACCGGGCAGACCCTGGAAACCAAGTACATCCGCGATACCGGGACGTGGCTGCAGCAGTGGGCCGACTCCGACATCATCGGCAGGTGGCGGGGGTTGACTGGGTTTGGGTTCGACGGCAAACGTTCCTACGACTACGACCAGGCCGGCCGCCTGACGCAGGTAAAGGACCAGACCGACGGCGGTTGCTACACCCGCACGTGGGCGTTCGCCGGCAGCGCGGGACTCAACAGCAACCGAACCGGGTCAGCGGTCTACGCCCCGATCCCGGCCGGGTGTTCCACGTCGGGCACGCAGGTGGAGTCGCAGACGTTTGCGTACGACGCCGCGGACCGGTTGCAATCATCGGGCACGGCGACCGGTGTCGCCTACGACGCGTGGGGGCGGACGACGACGCTGCCGCAGGCGCTCACCTCGACGCAAAGCAGCGGTAACGTCACCCTGACGTATCAGCCCAACGACATGGTGAAGTCGATGACCCAGGGCGCCACCGGCACGAGCTGGGTCCTCGACGCCGGGAACAGGCTGGCGTGCCAGCGCACCAAGCCGACCGTGACCAGCGACGCCACCGCCTGCGGCGCGACGCTGACCAGCGGGGTCATCGATACGACCAACCACTACCCGGGGCTGGGTTCGGATAGCCCGTCGTGGACTCTCGTCCGTGCTGGCGCCGGCTCGCCCACGAACACTCGTAGCGCCTACCTGCCGGGGCTGACCAGGAATCTGATCACCCAAGCGACGACGACGGCCAGCGCGACAACGATCGCGTTCCAGATCGTGGACCTGCACGGTGACGTGATCCGCACCGTCGACCCGTTCACCGGCACCCTCACTGCCACGACCTACACCGATCCGTACGGGTTCGTCCGCGGCTCGTCCGGGGCACCGACCACCGGGCCCCGCTACTCGTACCTCGGTGGAGCTCAACGTGCCAACGACGGCCTCGCCGGGCTCACCCTCATGGGAGCCCGCATTTACGCACCCGTTCTCGGACGATTCCTCAGTGTGGACCAGGTGTACGGGGGAAACGAGAGCCCATACGGCTATCCGGCAGATCCGGTTGGCTCGTCTGACTTGACCGGCAGGTGCAACCAATCCACGTGGGCCTGCATCAGCAGCATCCTGACTTCGTACGAGCCTTGGCCGACTACCGGACCGAGCAGGGGAAATCCATTCCTGGTGTATCTGCGCAAGAAAAGCGAGTGGACCTACCTAAATGTTCAGGGAACAAGAGTTCGCTATGGACTTGGCGGAGGGGACCACTGCTCGGCTTCACCGGACACGGGACCGTACTTTGACTTTACGCTGGCCTGCGATACGCACGACCTCGGGTATGAACTGCTCCGCTATTTTAGAGTCGGTGGTGGAGTGCGGCAGAGTGTTGACGGGCTCTTCCACGGGGACATGATGAATGACTGCAATGACCGAAGCCTTCTATGGAGAAATCTGTGCTACAACACAGCCAACTCCTACTACGGTGCCGTACTCTTCAATACGATTCGACAAGGATTTGGCACCCCACCCTAG
- the menD gene encoding 2-succinyl-5-enolpyruvyl-6-hydroxy-3-cyclohexene-1-carboxylic-acid synthase, translating into MVARAVDRRVGRRRPRPGGALGGRVNPSTAFAQVVLDELIAQGIDHVVLSPGSRSGPLALALAAAEAAGQVQLFVRLDERSAGYLAVGLAMSSGSGRPVAVVCTSGTAAVNLHPAVVEASYAGVPLVVVTADRPPALRGVGASQTIEQRELYGGAVRSFVEFAVPVRAVGQVGQWRSTVAEAVRVATGFPPGPVHLNCPLDEPLVPQLRPDGSGDPDWPEPLSSGQADDDSSTRDRPAVRDRRPVRDRVDLAQWCRLFGLPAVPPRGVVVLGRGSDPDGRRDAVALAGRLGWPVLCEPPATPPEDAGDPQAPGQGQVIRHGSLLLGDGGFAAEHRPEFVLTVGTFGLSRATLAFVRTATTHLAVASLGLPADPLRSAAAVLERVPELSGVANGAVDPGWLASWQRAADRTADVVAKLLDGTDGATSPTGLTGPGVVRRVLSQAVSGSIVLVGPSWPLRHAAAFGTVPDGVTVHVNRGVNGIDGLVSTAYGLAAARCRPGAARIHHHAVLGDLSFLHDIGGLLVPATEQVPDLTYVVVDNDGGGIFSQLEQGAPEYAEHFERVFGTPHGKDLAAIARGYGIAASTVLSNGDLEDALAAAAAAGGVHVVVARVPSRDDERNLLRDLQSAVSASLNQ; encoded by the coding sequence GTGGTGGCACGAGCGGTTGACCGCCGCGTGGGTCGCCGGCGCCCGCGACCGGGTGGGGCACTTGGTGGCCGCGTGAACCCGTCGACCGCGTTCGCCCAGGTGGTCCTCGACGAGCTCATCGCCCAGGGAATCGACCACGTCGTGCTGTCGCCGGGGTCCCGCTCCGGCCCGCTGGCACTCGCGCTGGCGGCCGCCGAGGCCGCCGGGCAGGTGCAGTTGTTCGTCCGGCTCGACGAGCGATCGGCGGGTTACCTCGCGGTCGGCCTGGCGATGTCGTCGGGATCGGGCCGGCCGGTCGCGGTGGTGTGTACGAGCGGGACGGCGGCGGTCAACCTGCATCCGGCCGTGGTGGAGGCGTCGTACGCCGGTGTACCCCTGGTGGTCGTGACCGCTGATCGCCCCCCGGCGCTGCGCGGCGTGGGGGCGAGCCAGACCATCGAGCAACGTGAGCTGTACGGCGGAGCGGTGCGCTCGTTCGTCGAGTTCGCGGTCCCGGTCCGCGCGGTCGGACAGGTCGGCCAATGGAGATCGACTGTGGCCGAGGCGGTTCGCGTGGCGACCGGCTTCCCGCCCGGGCCGGTTCACCTCAACTGTCCACTCGACGAGCCGCTGGTGCCGCAGCTGCGACCGGACGGGAGCGGAGACCCGGACTGGCCGGAACCGCTGTCGAGTGGTCAGGCCGATGACGACTCGTCCACACGCGACCGTCCTGCCGTCCGCGACCGTCGTCCCGTCCGCGACCGGGTGGACCTGGCGCAGTGGTGCCGGTTGTTCGGCCTGCCCGCCGTACCACCCCGTGGCGTCGTGGTCCTCGGCCGAGGTTCCGATCCGGACGGTCGCCGGGACGCCGTCGCGCTGGCCGGACGACTGGGCTGGCCGGTGTTGTGCGAACCGCCGGCGACGCCGCCGGAGGACGCGGGCGACCCGCAGGCCCCAGGACAGGGACAGGTCATCCGGCATGGCTCACTTCTCTTGGGAGACGGCGGGTTTGCTGCGGAGCACCGACCGGAGTTCGTGCTGACGGTGGGCACCTTCGGGCTGTCCCGCGCGACGCTGGCCTTCGTTCGTACGGCGACGACGCATCTGGCGGTTGCCTCGCTCGGCCTGCCGGCGGATCCGTTGCGCTCCGCGGCGGCCGTGCTGGAGCGGGTTCCGGAGTTGTCGGGCGTGGCGAACGGTGCCGTTGACCCGGGCTGGCTGGCGTCGTGGCAGCGTGCTGCCGATCGGACGGCTGACGTCGTCGCGAAACTCCTGGACGGGACGGACGGTGCCACGTCCCCGACCGGGCTGACAGGGCCGGGAGTCGTCCGACGCGTGCTGTCGCAGGCGGTATCCGGTTCGATCGTGCTCGTCGGCCCGTCCTGGCCGTTGCGCCATGCCGCCGCGTTCGGAACTGTCCCGGACGGTGTCACCGTCCATGTGAACCGAGGCGTGAACGGGATCGACGGATTGGTGTCGACGGCGTACGGCTTGGCCGCGGCGCGCTGCCGGCCCGGGGCGGCGCGTATCCACCACCACGCCGTCCTCGGCGATCTGTCGTTCCTCCACGACATCGGCGGCCTGCTGGTGCCGGCGACCGAACAGGTGCCCGACCTCACCTACGTCGTGGTGGACAACGACGGCGGCGGAATCTTCAGCCAGCTGGAACAGGGTGCGCCGGAGTATGCCGAGCATTTCGAGCGGGTGTTCGGAACTCCGCACGGCAAGGATCTTGCCGCCATCGCTCGCGGGTACGGCATTGCGGCGAGCACCGTTTTATCGAACGGCGATCTCGAGGATGCGTTGGCGGCGGCAGCGGCAGCCGGCGGCGTCCACGTCGTCGTGGCCAGAGTTCCGAGCCGAGACGACGAGCGAAATCTCCTGCGCGACCTACAGTCAGCCGTGTCTGCGAGTCTGAACCAGTAG
- a CDS encoding O-succinylbenzoate synthase, whose product MLGSAVPFAVPLSRRFRGVQQRAGLLLHGSSGWGEFAPFAEYDAPATARWLAAAVEAAYGEWPAAVRDSVPVNAIVPAVRADDAAALVRQAVTVSGVATVKVKVAEAGEALADDVARVAAVRAALGSAGRIRVDVNGHWSVDDAAAALPLLDEAAGGLEYVEQPVATLAELAALRRRVAVPVAADETFRSAADLDDPALHAGLREAADVVVLKVSPLGGVGRALELAARVGLPVVVSGAMDSAVGLSAGVALAAALPRLDYACGLGTGALLAADVVDPPLTAAGGTLRPGRVEPDPAALAVAAGRVDTASRLWWHERLTAAWVAGARDRVGHLVAA is encoded by the coding sequence CTGCTCGGTTCGGCGGTGCCGTTCGCCGTGCCGTTGTCGCGCCGTTTCCGCGGCGTGCAGCAGCGGGCCGGTCTGCTGTTGCACGGTTCGTCCGGCTGGGGCGAGTTCGCGCCGTTCGCGGAGTACGACGCACCGGCGACCGCCCGATGGCTGGCGGCGGCGGTCGAGGCGGCGTACGGCGAATGGCCTGCCGCAGTGCGGGATTCGGTGCCGGTCAACGCGATCGTGCCCGCGGTCCGCGCCGACGACGCCGCTGCCCTGGTCCGGCAGGCAGTCACCGTCAGCGGTGTCGCGACCGTCAAGGTGAAGGTCGCCGAGGCCGGCGAGGCGCTGGCCGACGACGTCGCCCGGGTCGCCGCGGTGCGCGCCGCGCTCGGCAGCGCCGGCCGGATCCGGGTCGACGTCAACGGGCACTGGTCGGTCGACGACGCCGCGGCCGCGCTGCCGTTGCTCGACGAGGCGGCCGGTGGCCTGGAGTACGTCGAGCAGCCGGTCGCGACCCTCGCCGAGTTGGCCGCGCTGCGGCGGCGCGTCGCGGTCCCGGTTGCGGCCGACGAAACGTTCCGGTCGGCAGCCGATCTCGACGACCCGGCACTGCACGCCGGCCTGCGCGAGGCCGCCGATGTGGTGGTGCTCAAGGTGTCTCCGCTCGGTGGCGTTGGTCGGGCCCTCGAGCTGGCGGCGCGGGTGGGCCTGCCGGTGGTGGTGTCCGGGGCGATGGATTCGGCGGTCGGCCTGTCCGCCGGAGTGGCGTTGGCCGCGGCCCTGCCGCGGTTGGACTACGCGTGTGGCCTGGGCACCGGCGCGCTGCTGGCGGCCGACGTCGTCGACCCGCCGTTGACGGCTGCCGGGGGCACGCTGCGCCCCGGTCGCGTCGAACCGGACCCGGCCGCGCTGGCCGTGGCCGCCGGGCGCGTGGACACCGCGAGCCGGCTGTGGTGGCACGAGCGGTTGACCGCCGCGTGGGTCGCCGGCGCCCGCGACCGGGTGGGGCACTTGGTGGCCGCGTGA
- the menB gene encoding 1,4-dihydroxy-2-naphthoyl-CoA synthase — MVPAVQWRAEGDYRDIRYELSTGDDAGIAKVTINRPQLRNAFRPQTLFELMHAFNAARDDDRVGVIVLTGQGDWAFCSGGDVSVRGDDGYLGDDAVAAKGIGRLNVLDLQVQIRRTPKPVIAMVAGYAVGGGHVLHVCCDLTIAADNARFGQTGPKVGSFDGGYGSGLLAREVGQKRAREVWFRCAQYSAEQAYDWGLVNAVVPLADLETETVAWARDMLAHSPLALRMLKAAHNAADDGLAGLQQFAGDATLLYYLTEEAQEGRDAYQQRRAPDFAQFPKRP; from the coding sequence ATCGTTCCCGCGGTGCAGTGGCGAGCTGAGGGCGACTACCGTGACATCCGTTACGAACTGTCGACCGGTGACGACGCGGGCATCGCCAAGGTGACGATCAACCGGCCGCAGCTACGCAACGCGTTCCGGCCGCAGACGCTGTTCGAACTCATGCACGCGTTCAACGCCGCGCGCGACGACGACCGGGTCGGGGTGATCGTGCTGACCGGTCAGGGCGACTGGGCGTTCTGTTCCGGTGGTGACGTGTCGGTGCGAGGCGACGACGGCTACCTCGGCGACGACGCGGTGGCGGCGAAGGGGATCGGCCGGCTCAACGTGCTGGACCTGCAGGTGCAGATCCGGCGTACTCCGAAGCCGGTGATCGCGATGGTGGCCGGCTACGCCGTGGGCGGCGGCCACGTGCTGCACGTGTGTTGTGACCTGACCATCGCCGCGGACAACGCCCGGTTCGGGCAGACCGGTCCGAAGGTCGGCTCGTTCGACGGCGGTTACGGTTCGGGCCTGTTGGCCCGCGAGGTCGGTCAGAAGCGGGCACGCGAGGTGTGGTTCCGCTGCGCGCAGTACAGCGCCGAGCAGGCGTACGACTGGGGCCTGGTGAACGCCGTCGTCCCGCTGGCCGACCTGGAGACCGAGACGGTCGCCTGGGCCCGCGACATGCTCGCCCACTCGCCGTTGGCGCTGCGGATGCTGAAGGCAGCGCACAACGCGGCGGACGACGGATTGGCTGGGCTGCAACAGTTCGCCGGCGACGCCACATTGCTGTACTACCTCACCGAAGAGGCGCAGGAGGGCCGTGACGCCTACCAGCAGCGCCGCGCGCCGGACTTCGCGCAGTTCCCCAAGCGACCGTAG